The Oceanispirochaeta sp. M1 genome has a window encoding:
- a CDS encoding sensor histidine kinase produces the protein MKISYQLILLITIFLISLLGIQFIYYINIKNLTEEETETYALKMVEQIEKEVTNHFTDIIRIAYTLSYSSDTQDLLTAETPVVKYESSSKFLELRKHLLRSNKDIDRLILHSADNRVISPNEFPISELLNSEYNYLNSLKQRQFTRLYNLKSNGRENFSLIYPVYNLDDNFSHEIIGYSIAVSNIEFLETLISETEIPNKYEFYILDTQNTIAAASERINNGMIFPLQLSGNIPEGTFIEMEYQKKPILFSSKDISDTGWKVCAVIPISMVNTKLVRIRNIGFFISLVFLIILLSVGAVISRSITRPIDRVVEFAASVVDHSTRKRLDLPKGNEMRILSECINSMLDRMDLMNRKILDTKTSLLKVELEKKKAELENLQAQINPHFLYNTLECLRSLGVHYESDEITEISTAMADIFRYSIKGDEITTIKNEMDCIGQYLKIISIRFQDRFRFTVNIDENIFNCKLPKMTLQPIVENAVYHGLEPKLGNGELSIRGYRKENNLCISIYDNGIGISKEISESINNYTEAYISEKRSMGLLNINKRIKIRFGSNYGIQIKSQRGKGTYVNVELPIH, from the coding sequence ATGAAAATTTCGTATCAGCTGATACTGCTTATCACCATATTCCTGATCTCCCTATTAGGCATACAGTTTATATACTATATCAATATTAAAAATCTGACAGAAGAAGAAACAGAGACATATGCCCTGAAAATGGTTGAGCAAATTGAGAAGGAGGTGACGAATCACTTTACAGACATAATCAGAATAGCCTACACATTATCCTATAGTTCGGATACACAGGATTTACTCACAGCAGAAACACCGGTTGTCAAATATGAGAGCAGCAGTAAATTTCTTGAATTACGAAAACATCTCCTAAGGTCAAATAAAGATATCGATCGGCTGATACTTCACAGTGCCGACAACAGAGTCATCAGTCCCAATGAGTTTCCCATTAGTGAATTACTCAATTCAGAGTACAATTATTTAAATTCCTTAAAACAGAGACAGTTCACAAGACTATACAATTTAAAATCAAATGGTCGGGAAAACTTTTCCCTTATATATCCGGTCTATAACCTGGATGATAATTTTTCCCATGAAATTATTGGGTATTCTATTGCCGTTTCAAATATTGAGTTTCTGGAGACACTTATCTCAGAAACGGAGATTCCCAACAAATATGAGTTTTATATATTGGATACTCAGAATACGATCGCCGCGGCCAGTGAACGAATTAATAATGGAATGATCTTTCCTCTCCAGCTTTCCGGGAACATCCCTGAGGGGACTTTTATTGAGATGGAATATCAGAAAAAACCTATTTTATTTTCCAGTAAAGATATTTCTGACACCGGGTGGAAAGTCTGTGCTGTCATCCCCATCTCCATGGTCAACACAAAACTTGTCCGTATTAGAAATATCGGTTTTTTCATCTCACTGGTCTTTCTGATAATTCTCCTCTCAGTGGGGGCTGTCATCAGCAGAAGCATAACACGGCCTATTGACCGGGTCGTTGAATTTGCCGCCTCGGTCGTTGATCACTCTACTCGGAAAAGGCTTGATCTCCCCAAAGGGAATGAGATGCGTATTCTTTCGGAATGTATCAACAGTATGCTGGACCGCATGGATCTGATGAACAGAAAAATTCTTGATACAAAAACCTCTCTTCTGAAAGTGGAGCTGGAAAAGAAAAAGGCTGAGCTTGAAAATCTTCAAGCTCAAATCAATCCGCATTTTTTGTACAACACTCTTGAATGTTTGAGAAGCCTGGGTGTTCATTACGAGTCCGATGAGATCACAGAGATTTCCACTGCAATGGCGGATATTTTCAGATACAGTATAAAGGGTGATGAGATTACCACCATTAAAAACGAAATGGATTGTATCGGTCAGTATCTGAAAATAATTTCCATACGATTTCAGGATCGCTTTCGATTTACAGTCAATATAGATGAGAATATCTTCAACTGTAAATTACCCAAAATGACACTTCAGCCGATTGTGGAGAATGCCGTATATCATGGTTTGGAGCCAAAACTGGGAAACGGAGAGCTCTCTATTCGCGGGTACCGTAAGGAAAACAACCTTTGTATCTCCATCTATGATAATGGAATCGGGATATCCAAAGAAATTTCCGAAAGCATAAATAATTATACGGAAGCGTATATTTCGGAAAAGCGAAGCATGGGTTTACTTAATATTAATAAGAGGATCAAGATAAGATTCGGCAGTAACTATGGAATCCAAATAAAAAGCCAAAGAGGCAAGGGAACTTATGTAAATGTTGAACTTCCAATTCATTAA
- a CDS encoding Fic/DOC family N-terminal domain-containing protein: protein MEKQNILKQENRARSAIAELKGIANIIPNQSILINSIILQEQYINKLCLS, encoded by the coding sequence ATGGAAAAACAAAACATCCTAAAGCAAGAAAACAGAGCTCGGTCAGCAATAGCGGAATTGAAAGGAATTGCGAATATAATCCCTAACCAATCAATATTAATAAACTCAATTATTTTACAAGAACAATACATCAATAAGCTATGTTTATCATAA
- a CDS encoding alpha/beta fold hydrolase, giving the protein MTKKMSINLMENPGASSEVSMFGEGWSQRIHGLHSRAKLRSTLAGRIKNKAKMKAVMVILVITFFISCTTNSPQEINEATDKSLELELSKPADLSNEQIEDKMSTGYVTVNDQELYYEVHGTGEPLILICGLSMDLTAHMAYLPILSEQFQVIIFDNRDAGRSSKAKSPYTIADMAEDTVGLMDALGLESAHVLGGSMGGTIAQELAIRYPDRVNKLILSATISKATLTLDSFTTLMKFIKKHDQNNEIIPLMTLLTTMTVSFSENEEMVKQIIGMSKNPPYPQSFDALARQVEAILGFDALDRLPMIKAPTLVLAADQDILTPPSEARKIEAAIPGAELQILEGGGHGFMFEISEKSNKAIIEFLNK; this is encoded by the coding sequence ATGACAAAAAAAATGAGTATAAATTTAATGGAGAACCCCGGAGCAAGTTCCGAGGTCTCTATGTTCGGAGAGGGCTGGTCGCAAAGAATACATGGCCTTCATTCCCGAGCTAAGCTTCGGAGTACTCTGGCCGGTCGAATAAAAAATAAGGCAAAAATGAAAGCTGTAATGGTAATTTTAGTGATTACTTTTTTTATCTCCTGTACAACAAACAGTCCACAGGAAATAAATGAAGCCACTGATAAATCATTAGAGCTAGAGCTTTCTAAACCTGCGGATCTGTCAAATGAACAGATAGAAGATAAAATGAGTACAGGTTATGTAACAGTTAATGATCAGGAGTTATATTACGAGGTTCATGGTACGGGAGAACCGCTGATTTTGATATGCGGTTTAAGTATGGACTTAACGGCACATATGGCTTATCTGCCGATCTTATCGGAACAATTCCAGGTAATTATTTTCGATAACCGGGATGCCGGGCGGAGCTCAAAGGCCAAAAGTCCATATACAATAGCCGATATGGCCGAAGACACTGTCGGGCTCATGGATGCATTGGGTCTTGAGTCGGCACATGTATTAGGTGGATCTATGGGAGGTACTATTGCCCAGGAGTTGGCCATTCGGTACCCGGACAGAGTAAATAAGCTGATTCTGAGTGCAACCATTAGTAAAGCGACACTTACACTGGACAGCTTTACCACGCTTATGAAATTTATTAAGAAGCATGACCAAAATAACGAGATAATCCCGCTGATGACCCTGCTAACCACTATGACAGTGAGTTTTTCAGAAAATGAAGAAATGGTTAAACAGATAATTGGTATGTCTAAGAATCCTCCTTATCCCCAATCCTTTGATGCTCTTGCTCGTCAGGTAGAGGCCATTCTTGGATTCGATGCCCTTGACCGGCTTCCTATGATAAAAGCACCGACATTGGTGCTGGCTGCAGACCAGGATATCTTAACCCCGCCGTCAGAGGCCCGAAAAATTGAGGCCGCGATTCCTGGAGCCGAGCTTCAGATTCTTGAAGGAGGAGGTCACGGATTTATGTTTGAGATCTCGGAGAAATCCAACAAGGCTATCATAGAATTTTTAAATAAATAA
- a CDS encoding CHAT domain-containing protein — translation MIKRCHIFLCLLLPLQLLPAQNTKQLRKADTQFQKGAELFQQGDYAGAIPLLQTAKELYELQPPSYDNSAYAALWKGIAYYYLFDYEKAIPELQAAVKKAKIQDIKDITLSATLHLANTYYAHDLWSQAYELYNSVLILLEDSTSIEYYPGVYEGLGNIDYAWGKYDTAEEFYLLALDYATRNGVEENIISLQISLGKIHHARYEMDEAIETYLRLLDRPGIIQSRFYGALLNSLGIAYFQKNEPETALDYYYKALKVAKEQGNVLVELRLLIHIGGALHIQGEYSRALEFYQRALPLAEANQRVGDASVCLFNIGLAYNYLEDYNSAIPYFLRAIENKEKLRLSATGKDRLDYLAAEVHVYQWLATTYLLLEDFEKTVNALEFASTKYLREQLQENREEGALKFSGVLNYQKTLSEEQAILNFGGSALPWLSIISITQDTINGTFAIPETILSQLSDQTLNHFKQLESSRRRGITVSGKENHEEPTLVINFEDLIKYYRMLLSYNGNSQLIREVGRLLYDYLIGPAEEYIKDKKHLIIIPDGILAFLPFETLTMPDGRYLIEQYDISYVQSLAVSELISQRNYPSDRMDLLGIGGAHYQVESNSLNNSVYNSLFEEGWKDLSGTLEEIRNIGRYFPESDLLTGDDASESMIKSLSTKNELRRYKIIHFATHGFVLPEQPDLSAIVLSQNNLGNYDGYLSVPEIANLKFEADFVNLSACETGLGKIYGGEGVVGLSQAFLIAGANSMSVSLWQVADASTSDFMTGFYELIKSGRPYYQAMAEMKRNFINAGVYDDPFFWAPFVFYGE, via the coding sequence ATGATAAAACGCTGTCACATATTTTTATGCTTACTACTCCCCCTCCAGCTGCTTCCAGCCCAAAATACAAAACAGCTGCGAAAGGCAGACACACAATTTCAGAAAGGTGCAGAATTATTTCAGCAGGGAGATTATGCAGGAGCAATTCCTCTACTTCAGACTGCGAAGGAATTATATGAACTGCAGCCCCCTTCATATGATAATTCTGCTTATGCAGCTTTATGGAAGGGAATCGCATATTACTATTTATTCGATTATGAAAAAGCTATTCCTGAGCTGCAGGCAGCTGTAAAAAAGGCAAAAATACAGGATATTAAAGACATTACTCTAAGTGCCACTCTACATCTGGCCAATACCTATTATGCTCACGATTTGTGGTCACAGGCTTATGAACTGTATAATTCCGTATTAATATTATTAGAGGATTCTACAAGTATTGAATATTATCCAGGAGTTTATGAAGGACTTGGTAATATAGATTATGCCTGGGGGAAATATGATACTGCAGAAGAATTTTATTTACTGGCACTGGATTACGCAACCCGGAATGGTGTAGAGGAAAACATTATTTCATTACAAATTTCTTTAGGTAAAATCCATCATGCTCGATATGAAATGGATGAGGCCATAGAAACTTATTTACGTCTTCTGGATAGACCAGGGATTATTCAATCCAGATTCTATGGGGCCCTTTTAAACAGCCTCGGCATTGCATATTTTCAGAAAAACGAACCTGAAACTGCTCTGGATTATTATTATAAAGCCCTGAAAGTTGCAAAGGAACAGGGGAATGTATTGGTAGAACTCCGGCTGCTGATTCATATCGGCGGTGCTTTACACATTCAGGGTGAATACAGCAGGGCTCTGGAATTTTATCAAAGAGCACTACCCCTTGCAGAAGCCAACCAGCGTGTAGGAGATGCATCGGTTTGTCTGTTTAACATAGGATTGGCATATAATTATCTCGAGGATTATAATTCTGCAATTCCATATTTCTTAAGGGCAATAGAGAATAAAGAGAAGCTGCGTCTCTCGGCGACAGGAAAAGACCGCCTGGATTATCTGGCGGCAGAAGTTCATGTCTATCAATGGCTGGCGACAACATATCTCCTTCTTGAAGATTTCGAGAAAACTGTTAATGCCCTGGAGTTTGCTTCGACAAAGTATTTAAGGGAGCAGCTTCAGGAGAACAGGGAAGAAGGGGCCCTGAAGTTCAGCGGAGTATTAAATTATCAGAAAACCCTAAGCGAAGAACAGGCAATCTTAAATTTCGGCGGCAGCGCTCTACCCTGGCTTTCAATAATTAGTATCACACAAGACACAATAAATGGTACATTTGCAATACCTGAGACTATTCTGTCACAACTTTCTGACCAGACTTTAAATCATTTCAAACAGCTTGAATCCTCCCGCCGGAGGGGGATTACCGTATCAGGAAAAGAAAATCATGAAGAACCCACTCTAGTAATAAATTTTGAAGATTTAATAAAATATTACCGTATGCTGCTTTCATATAACGGGAACTCTCAGTTGATACGGGAAGTCGGAAGATTATTGTATGATTATCTGATAGGACCGGCTGAAGAATATATTAAAGACAAAAAACATTTGATAATTATACCCGATGGTATTTTGGCTTTTCTTCCATTTGAGACTCTAACCATGCCCGACGGCAGATACCTGATTGAACAGTACGATATTTCATACGTTCAGTCTCTTGCTGTGTCCGAATTAATAAGTCAAAGAAACTATCCGTCGGACCGTATGGATTTATTGGGTATAGGAGGGGCTCATTATCAGGTAGAGTCAAACTCCTTAAATAATTCTGTCTATAATTCCCTTTTTGAAGAAGGCTGGAAGGATCTATCCGGTACTCTTGAAGAAATCCGAAATATAGGCAGGTATTTTCCAGAATCGGATTTATTAACCGGAGATGATGCAAGTGAATCTATGATAAAATCATTGTCTACAAAAAATGAATTAAGAAGATATAAAATAATTCATTTTGCAACACATGGTTTTGTTTTACCGGAACAGCCTGATTTATCAGCTATAGTTCTTTCTCAAAATAATCTGGGTAATTATGATGGTTATCTGAGTGTCCCTGAAATTGCAAATCTGAAATTTGAAGCTGATTTTGTAAATCTTTCCGCCTGTGAAACAGGACTTGGTAAAATCTATGGAGGAGAAGGAGTTGTCGGATTGTCACAGGCATTTCTAATTGCAGGTGCAAATAGTATGTCGGTCTCTTTGTGGCAGGTAGCAGATGCTTCAACAAGCGATTTTATGACAGGATTTTATGAACTGATAAAAAGTGGCCGGCCTTATTATCAGGCCATGGCGGAAATGAAACGAAATTTTATAAACGCAGGGGTTTATGATGATCCTTTTTTCTGGGCACCATTTGTTTTTTATGGGGAATAG